A region from the Nitrospirota bacterium genome encodes:
- a CDS encoding phosphoglycerate dehydrogenase, with protein sequence MAVSVLLSDTLSEEGLRLLRSASNLKVDVKPGLPEKELIGLIKSYDALVVRSGTKVTKPIIEAADNLKVIGRAGTGVDNIDVEAATKKGIIVMNTPGGNTITTAEHTFAMIMSLARKIPQAHMLLHKGKWAKGELMGTELFGKTLGVVGLGKIGRVVAERALAFKMNVIATDPYVTAEAGRKMGVEIGSLDDVLRRADILTVHTPLTTETTKFLNDAVFEKMKTGVLLVNCARGELMDEDALIRALKSGRVAGAALDVFHKEPLPADHPLLGLDNVITTPHLGAATKEAQVNVAVAVAQQIIEFFANGVARGAVNFPAVSPETLDLLRPYMNLAEKIGLLQSQMFRGKVEEIRMEYSGHVAEYETEPITLSALKGFFTPLLTDRVTFVNAPVIARERGIRVEESKSKAAKDFVSLLTITVGDGRNRLSVAGTLFGQKEPRLVRINDFILEAVPEGTILIFENDDKPGVIGNVGTTLGRNGVNIAGMANGRLSSGGRAIALYNIDSKVPPALLDELAKLPNIRSALQVQL encoded by the coding sequence ATGGCCGTTTCAGTTCTGCTGTCCGATACGCTTTCGGAGGAGGGGTTGCGACTCCTTCGTTCCGCTTCCAACCTGAAGGTGGACGTGAAGCCGGGTCTTCCCGAGAAAGAACTCATTGGCCTGATCAAGTCCTACGACGCCCTCGTAGTGCGAAGCGGAACCAAAGTGACCAAGCCGATTATCGAGGCGGCGGACAATCTGAAAGTGATCGGCCGGGCCGGGACGGGCGTGGACAACATCGACGTTGAAGCGGCCACGAAAAAAGGGATCATCGTCATGAACACGCCGGGCGGGAACACGATCACTACCGCGGAACACACCTTTGCCATGATCATGTCCCTCGCGCGCAAGATTCCGCAAGCCCATATGCTTCTCCACAAGGGCAAGTGGGCCAAGGGCGAGCTCATGGGAACCGAACTGTTCGGGAAGACCTTGGGCGTGGTCGGTCTCGGAAAAATCGGACGCGTGGTGGCCGAGCGCGCGCTCGCCTTCAAGATGAACGTGATCGCCACCGACCCGTACGTCACCGCCGAAGCCGGACGCAAGATGGGCGTTGAGATCGGATCGCTGGACGACGTGCTTCGCCGGGCGGACATCCTCACCGTTCACACGCCCCTAACGACCGAAACCACCAAATTTCTGAACGACGCGGTGTTTGAGAAAATGAAAACGGGCGTCCTGCTCGTCAATTGCGCGAGGGGCGAACTTATGGATGAGGACGCGTTGATTCGCGCGCTGAAATCCGGGCGCGTCGCCGGCGCCGCTCTCGACGTGTTCCACAAGGAGCCGCTGCCGGCCGACCATCCGTTGCTCGGCCTAGACAACGTCATCACCACGCCGCATCTCGGCGCCGCCACGAAGGAGGCGCAGGTGAACGTGGCCGTGGCCGTGGCGCAGCAAATTATCGAGTTCTTCGCGAACGGCGTGGCCCGCGGGGCGGTGAACTTCCCCGCGGTCTCCCCGGAAACGCTCGATCTCCTCCGGCCCTACATGAACCTGGCGGAAAAAATCGGCCTGCTCCAGTCGCAAATGTTTCGGGGCAAGGTGGAGGAGATCCGGATGGAATACTCCGGACACGTTGCGGAATATGAAACCGAGCCCATCACCCTTTCGGCCCTCAAGGGGTTTTTTACTCCCCTTCTGACCGACCGCGTCACCTTTGTGAATGCCCCCGTTATCGCCCGCGAGCGAGGAATCCGCGTGGAAGAATCGAAATCGAAAGCCGCCAAAGATTTTGTCAGCCTCCTGACGATCACCGTGGGCGATGGGCGGAACCGCCTCAGCGTGGCCGGCACTCTTTTCGGGCAGAAGGAGCCCCGGCTCGTGCGCATCAATGATTTCATCCTGGAGGCCGTACCCGAGGGAACGATTCTGATTTTCGAGAATGACGACAAGCCGGGCGTCATCGGGAACGTCGGCACCACGCTCGGCCGGAACGGTGTGAACATCGCCGGGATGGCGAATGGCCGGTTGAGCTCCGGGGGACGGGCCATCGCGCTTTACAACATCGATTCGAAAGTCCCGCCCGCGCTGCTCGACGAGCTCGCGAAGCTTCCGAACATCCGCTCAGCCCTTCAGGTGCAACTATGA
- a CDS encoding ATP phosphoribosyltransferase regulatory subunit: MLTPPKGLRDALPDEAEPSFFLASRLVPHLARRGYRLVRTPLLEYLETFSASGEPALDERTLKLIEWETGKIMALRTDFTPPIARLAASLADGSKPPLRFSYCGPVLKFDLRKSTKKREELQLGAELIGRGGVEGDREIIELCVSVLRHSGLKGFVVQVGDVRFLHSVARGASARSLRKKEWPALHLGGLAAGPGGTRPVLEGSPAVLARLARSVRDRRARAALTGLRQSLRAILRDRKGFQVHVDLGEVRDLHYYTGLFFQVFHPDTTDPVATGGRYDGLLKKFGRDLPATGFAVDLSTLSKLVPSGSRVHGLTGSR, from the coding sequence ATGCTGACCCCGCCGAAGGGCCTCCGGGACGCGCTTCCCGACGAAGCGGAACCCTCGTTCTTCCTGGCCTCCCGGCTGGTTCCTCACTTGGCCCGACGTGGGTATCGGCTGGTCCGTACGCCGCTACTGGAATACCTAGAAACCTTTTCCGCTTCCGGAGAACCCGCACTCGACGAAAGAACGCTCAAGCTCATCGAGTGGGAAACGGGAAAGATCATGGCGCTCCGGACCGATTTCACCCCGCCGATTGCGAGACTGGCCGCCTCCCTGGCGGATGGGAGCAAGCCGCCGCTCCGGTTCAGCTATTGCGGGCCGGTGTTGAAATTCGACTTGAGAAAAAGCACCAAAAAGCGCGAGGAACTCCAACTCGGCGCCGAGCTGATCGGGCGCGGGGGTGTGGAGGGCGATCGTGAAATTATCGAGCTTTGCGTCTCGGTGCTCCGCCATTCCGGCTTGAAGGGATTCGTCGTGCAGGTGGGAGACGTAAGGTTTCTCCACTCCGTGGCGCGCGGCGCCTCGGCGCGATCTCTCCGAAAGAAAGAATGGCCGGCTCTGCATCTGGGCGGCCTCGCCGCCGGACCGGGAGGAACCCGGCCGGTCCTCGAAGGATCTCCCGCCGTTCTGGCGCGGCTCGCGCGAAGCGTCCGGGACCGTCGGGCCCGCGCCGCGCTGACCGGACTCCGGCAAAGCCTGCGCGCCATTCTCCGCGATCGAAAAGGGTTTCAAGTTCACGTGGACCTCGGCGAAGTCCGGGACCTGCACTACTACACCGGTCTTTTCTTCCAAGTCTTTCATCCCGACACGACGGATCCGGTGGCCACGGGCGGCCGTTACGACGGCCTGCTCAAGAAGTTCGGCAGAGATTTGCCCGCGACCGGGTTTGCCGTGGACCTCTCCACGCTTTCCAAGCTGGTCCCTTCGGGCTCACGAGTTCACGGGCTCACGGGATCACGATGA
- a CDS encoding adenylosuccinate synthase produces the protein MSTVVVVGAQWGDEGKGKIVDLLSGEADFVARFQGGNNAGHTVVLGTQKFVLHLLPSGVLHPGTTCIIGNGVVIDPIVLSEEIDRIKANGYLKNDAELRISARAHLILPYHRLIDVGREEYREEFLANGKIGTTGRGIGPAYEDKVERVGVQFCEFISPPQLKAKLGENLGYKNHFFRDYLKKAKLKPSALAKMLEPYARKLRPYMADTSLLLHEAIKSGRKVLFEGAQGTLLDVDHGTYPFVTSSNTIAGAACSGSGIGPRSIRSVLGITKAYTTRVGSGPFPTELKDSIGKKLREKGTEFGATTGRPRRCGWLDAVALRYASRLNGFTGLAITKLDVLNAFDEIQICTAYRWKNSTLTEFPFETRILQQCKPVYQTLRGWNVDKLDRLRSHADLPPTMRDYLKRIEDICEAVVSIVSIGPERDDTIILQNPFA, from the coding sequence ATGAGTACGGTGGTCGTCGTCGGCGCCCAGTGGGGCGATGAGGGGAAGGGAAAGATTGTTGACCTGCTCTCGGGAGAGGCCGATTTTGTCGCCCGTTTTCAGGGCGGAAACAACGCCGGCCACACCGTGGTGCTGGGTACACAAAAATTCGTCCTCCATCTCCTCCCGTCGGGCGTGCTCCATCCGGGCACCACGTGCATCATCGGAAACGGCGTGGTCATCGATCCCATCGTCCTCTCAGAAGAAATCGACCGTATCAAGGCCAACGGCTACCTCAAGAATGACGCCGAACTGAGAATCTCCGCCCGGGCCCATCTCATCCTCCCCTACCACCGTCTGATCGACGTGGGCCGCGAAGAGTATCGCGAGGAATTTCTCGCCAACGGAAAGATCGGGACGACGGGCCGGGGAATCGGCCCTGCCTACGAGGACAAAGTCGAGCGCGTGGGCGTGCAATTCTGCGAATTCATCAGTCCCCCCCAGCTCAAGGCGAAGCTCGGCGAGAATCTTGGATACAAGAACCATTTCTTCCGCGACTACCTCAAGAAGGCGAAGCTCAAACCCTCGGCCCTCGCGAAAATGCTGGAGCCTTACGCCCGGAAACTCCGTCCCTACATGGCCGATACGTCGCTCCTCCTCCATGAAGCGATCAAATCGGGAAGGAAAGTACTTTTTGAGGGAGCCCAGGGAACGCTCCTCGACGTGGATCACGGCACGTATCCCTTCGTCACGTCTTCCAACACGATCGCCGGGGCCGCCTGCTCCGGATCCGGCATCGGGCCGAGAAGCATTCGATCGGTGCTGGGCATCACGAAGGCCTACACCACTCGCGTGGGGAGCGGACCCTTCCCCACCGAATTGAAAGATTCGATCGGAAAGAAACTGCGGGAAAAGGGGACCGAGTTCGGGGCAACCACGGGGCGGCCCCGCCGGTGCGGTTGGCTGGACGCGGTGGCACTCCGATATGCATCCCGGCTGAACGGCTTCACGGGGCTGGCCATCACCAAACTCGATGTACTGAACGCCTTCGACGAGATCCAAATCTGCACGGCCTATCGCTGGAAGAATTCCACGCTGACCGAATTCCCGTTTGAGACTCGAATTCTTCAGCAGTGCAAGCCGGTCTATCAAACCCTGCGCGGTTGGAATGTGGACAAACTGGATCGCCTGCGGTCGCACGCCGATCTCCCACCCACGATGAGGGACTATCTGAAGCGCATCGAGGACATATGCGAGGCGGTCGTGTCGATCGTATCGATCGGTCCGGAACGGGACGACACCATTATTCTCCAGAATCCCTTTGCCTAA
- a CDS encoding glycosyltransferase family 39 protein: MPKRGGFLLLASLLFLALILPQTLNLSFYHDEVMELTQYEKSPLEFVSYMVRGHLVRPPLFGIVQHYWMRAFGETELGLRSLSLLFSLACIPLVYGVAKSVYDVGTARAAVLLYSTSPFVLLWGRAAGWYPMMMAWLLMANGALLKLDRGRRYALLYGVSLLLALYTNYYAVALLLSHASYVLLFKRNLARRALAAQLVAVLLFAPWIPTVLRQFGHLRSILNLPEALGGLKTMAYVFYSFGLGETLLPSHTLPVSLFWLAVLWLVTAGVAKSDRRLSFLWISQIGLMLVAGLATRSLAPYRAYPFVVPFLIMLAAGFRTMSAVRSRWVLCLALLFPAWSLSILHFQSGREYLKIGMLEPWRAVHARIAGSTSENDTVIHRSEVLTHYNKLRPARARLVWLDDIAEARPLGAGSVWLMESFSSYRPDSVKAFEELRLEMERTYGPPKRQEALLRDPWWNEKRRWVPEWAFREEKLVLYEFSR, translated from the coding sequence TTGCCTAAGCGCGGCGGCTTCCTTCTCCTCGCTTCCCTTCTCTTTCTCGCCCTGATCCTTCCGCAAACCCTGAACCTCAGCTTCTACCACGACGAGGTCATGGAACTGACCCAGTACGAAAAATCGCCGCTGGAATTCGTATCCTACATGGTCCGCGGGCATCTCGTGAGGCCCCCGTTATTCGGGATCGTGCAGCACTACTGGATGAGAGCCTTCGGCGAGACGGAATTGGGTTTGCGGTCCCTCAGCCTGCTCTTCTCACTCGCATGCATTCCGCTCGTTTATGGAGTGGCGAAATCCGTCTACGACGTTGGGACCGCTCGCGCGGCTGTGCTGCTCTATTCCACCTCTCCGTTCGTTCTCCTCTGGGGCCGTGCCGCCGGTTGGTACCCGATGATGATGGCGTGGCTCCTGATGGCAAATGGAGCGCTTCTGAAGCTGGATCGCGGCCGGCGATACGCCCTCCTGTATGGGGTCTCGCTACTCCTCGCGCTCTACACCAACTACTACGCCGTCGCGTTGCTTCTGAGCCACGCCTCTTACGTCCTCCTTTTCAAGCGAAACCTCGCCCGCCGGGCATTGGCGGCCCAACTTGTCGCGGTGCTCCTGTTCGCACCATGGATTCCTACCGTGCTCCGCCAATTCGGCCATTTGCGATCCATCCTCAACCTGCCCGAAGCGCTGGGCGGACTGAAAACCATGGCCTATGTCTTCTATTCATTCGGTCTTGGAGAGACGCTCCTCCCATCCCACACCCTTCCCGTTTCACTCTTCTGGCTTGCCGTTCTCTGGCTCGTGACCGCGGGGGTGGCGAAATCCGATCGGAGGCTCTCGTTCCTCTGGATCTCCCAAATCGGACTGATGCTCGTCGCGGGTCTGGCAACCCGCTCTCTCGCCCCGTACCGCGCCTACCCGTTCGTCGTCCCTTTTCTGATCATGCTCGCCGCCGGGTTCCGAACGATGAGCGCCGTCCGCTCCCGGTGGGTGCTTTGCCTCGCGCTTCTCTTCCCCGCCTGGTCACTCTCGATCCTCCATTTCCAGTCGGGCCGGGAATATTTGAAAATTGGCATGCTCGAGCCCTGGCGCGCGGTTCACGCGCGAATCGCGGGAAGCACAAGCGAAAACGACACCGTGATCCACCGCTCGGAGGTCCTCACGCATTACAACAAGCTTCGACCCGCCCGCGCGAGGTTGGTCTGGCTCGATGATATCGCTGAGGCTCGCCCGCTCGGAGCGGGATCCGTCTGGCTGATGGAGAGCTTCAGCTCCTACAGGCCGGATTCGGTGAAGGCATTCGAAGAGCTTCGACTTGAGATGGAGCGAACCTACGGACCGCCAAAACGCCAGGAAGCTCTCCTGCGCGATCCTTGGTGGAATGAGAAGCGGCGCTGGGTGCCCGAGTGGGCTTTCCGGGAGGAGAAGTTGGTCCTGTACGAGTTCTCCCGGTAG
- a CDS encoding TrkA family potassium uptake protein, with protein sequence MRTIVIGLGRFGLPLAKTLAKRGWEVIGIDSSASAVDRAKDVLPFCARVDAMDEPSLREVIGKGVELGVVAIGDDFQSAVLAVTLLKDMGVQQIIARANSEREAHVLKMIGASRAVQIEAEMGERLGKGILSQGIVDFLPLQDEAALVEWKAPENYWGHTLREMDLRKLHGINVVAIWSSDLKRWDFSPDPEDRIHKGDVLMLIGPEDKVEKLTGA encoded by the coding sequence ATGAGAACCATCGTGATCGGACTGGGACGTTTCGGCCTGCCGCTGGCCAAAACCCTCGCCAAGCGCGGCTGGGAGGTCATTGGGATCGACTCCTCGGCGTCCGCCGTCGATCGCGCGAAGGACGTGCTGCCGTTTTGCGCCAGGGTGGACGCGATGGACGAGCCTTCCTTGCGAGAAGTTATTGGGAAGGGCGTCGAACTGGGCGTGGTGGCCATTGGAGATGACTTCCAGTCCGCCGTACTGGCGGTCACGCTCCTGAAGGATATGGGAGTTCAGCAGATCATTGCCCGCGCCAATTCGGAGCGCGAGGCCCACGTGTTGAAGATGATCGGAGCCTCACGCGCCGTCCAAATCGAGGCGGAGATGGGAGAGCGGCTGGGGAAGGGTATTCTTTCCCAAGGCATTGTCGATTTTCTCCCGCTGCAAGACGAAGCGGCGTTGGTGGAGTGGAAGGCGCCGGAGAACTATTGGGGGCATACCCTCCGTGAGATGGACCTGCGGAAATTGCACGGCATCAATGTGGTGGCCATCTGGTCGAGCGATCTCAAGCGGTGGGACTTCAGCCCGGACCCGGAAGACCGCATCCACAAGGGCGATGTCCTCATGCTGATTGGACCGGAGGACAAAGTCGAAAAACTGACCGGCGCGTAG
- the ispE gene encoding 4-(cytidine 5'-diphospho)-2-C-methyl-D-erythritol kinase yields the protein MRTFKAAAPAKLNLSLLILGKRDDGYHNIYSVMQKIGLADEIGVTVTNVRGIRILCDDPGVPADERNLAFRAADALFKGLDSSMGVRITIRKKVPVAAGLGGGSSDAAQTLLLLNRALALGLTDKDLMEVAGTLGSDVPFFISPHGTALATGRGDILQPIESADAFRYLIVFPGFGISTRDIYESWNQAGRRPSRPRSTFTALSASLSDGTFWRRFARNDLEPVAVALHPEVRELKRVLTETGAVYAAMSGSGPTVFGVFETAKDCRRALQRTKESGSCSAWMVGGA from the coding sequence GTGCGAACGTTCAAGGCGGCGGCGCCGGCCAAGCTGAATCTCAGCCTCCTCATTCTTGGAAAGCGGGACGACGGATATCACAACATCTATTCGGTCATGCAGAAGATTGGGCTCGCGGATGAAATCGGGGTGACGGTGACGAACGTGAGGGGCATCCGCATCCTTTGTGATGATCCGGGGGTGCCCGCCGATGAGCGGAATCTTGCCTTTCGCGCGGCGGATGCGCTGTTCAAAGGGCTGGACAGCTCGATGGGCGTGCGCATCACCATTCGCAAGAAAGTGCCCGTGGCGGCGGGACTGGGCGGCGGTAGCAGCGATGCCGCTCAGACGCTCCTCCTGCTCAACCGCGCCCTTGCGCTCGGACTGACGGACAAAGACTTGATGGAAGTCGCGGGGACATTGGGCTCGGACGTTCCCTTCTTCATCTCCCCCCATGGCACGGCCCTCGCCACCGGGCGGGGAGACATTCTCCAACCGATCGAATCGGCCGATGCCTTCCGCTACCTCATCGTTTTTCCGGGTTTCGGAATTTCCACGCGCGATATCTACGAGTCTTGGAATCAGGCGGGGCGTCGTCCCTCCAGACCTCGATCGACCTTCACGGCCCTTTCGGCGTCACTCTCCGATGGAACGTTCTGGCGCCGGTTTGCCCGCAATGATCTTGAGCCGGTGGCCGTGGCACTCCATCCGGAAGTCCGTGAGCTGAAACGTGTTCTCACGGAGACGGGAGCCGTCTATGCCGCGATGAGCGGGAGCGGGCCGACCGTCTTCGGCGTCTTTGAAACGGCGAAGGATTGCCGGAGGGCCCTCCAGCGGACCAAGGAATCGGGATCCTGCTCCGCGTGGATGGTCGGCGGTGCTTGA
- a CDS encoding patatin-like phospholipase family protein: protein MKKEAKQKKTALILSGGGARGAYEAGIIRFIRQKLPPSVQGHARFDIISGTSVGAIHACFMAATADDPESQGKRLEDVWTSFRFDSVYSFGVGQLWSVLKWNLGRSARETLQKGLLPRRMGGFLNTKPLERVVVKTLPWKNISRNLKSGVLTALSVSATDLQSGHTVVFVEMADPLPAWSMNPYMEVKTSRITPSHALASAAIPLLFPSVLIEGRYYCDGGLRQNTPLSPALRLGADKALIIGLHHQPTKQESTRERPLRITDVPNHPGYLLGKVLNAFLLDHVDYDISRLQLFNALLEGGEKSFGKKFFKMMDQITIPVRGAPFKRVTNLLIRPSDDIGSIAAKYSKRKLTPGMKGLLDWTLRRMMKLGTGRREADLLSYLLFDGDYARELMNLGMKDAEKRKDELIDFFMA, encoded by the coding sequence TTGAAGAAGGAAGCGAAACAGAAAAAGACCGCCCTCATTCTATCCGGCGGTGGCGCCCGCGGCGCGTATGAAGCGGGAATCATCCGATTCATCCGTCAGAAGCTTCCACCCAGCGTGCAGGGACATGCGCGATTCGACATCATCTCCGGAACGAGCGTGGGGGCCATCCATGCTTGTTTCATGGCGGCCACCGCGGATGACCCGGAGAGCCAAGGCAAGCGGCTCGAAGACGTCTGGACCAGTTTCCGATTCGATTCGGTCTACTCGTTCGGAGTCGGCCAACTTTGGAGCGTTCTGAAATGGAATCTAGGGCGGAGTGCCCGCGAAACCCTCCAAAAAGGCCTCTTGCCCAGGCGCATGGGGGGATTTCTCAATACCAAACCGCTCGAACGGGTTGTGGTGAAAACGCTTCCTTGGAAAAACATCAGCAGGAATTTGAAATCCGGGGTCCTCACGGCCCTGAGCGTGTCGGCTACCGACCTTCAATCCGGACACACCGTCGTCTTTGTCGAAATGGCCGATCCGCTTCCCGCGTGGAGCATGAACCCTTATATGGAGGTCAAGACCTCGCGCATCACGCCCTCCCACGCTTTGGCCTCCGCGGCCATTCCCCTCCTTTTTCCCTCCGTGCTCATCGAAGGTCGGTACTACTGCGACGGCGGCCTTCGGCAGAACACGCCGCTGAGCCCCGCTCTCCGGCTCGGGGCGGACAAGGCGCTGATCATCGGCCTCCATCACCAGCCCACCAAACAGGAGAGTACGCGCGAGCGGCCCCTGAGAATCACCGACGTTCCAAACCATCCCGGCTATCTCCTCGGAAAAGTCCTGAACGCGTTCCTGCTCGATCACGTTGATTACGACATTTCCCGGCTCCAGCTTTTCAATGCCCTGCTTGAAGGCGGCGAGAAATCGTTCGGAAAGAAATTCTTCAAAATGATGGACCAGATCACGATCCCCGTCCGGGGCGCGCCCTTCAAAAGGGTGACGAATCTTCTCATCCGGCCATCCGACGACATCGGCTCCATCGCGGCCAAATACAGCAAACGCAAGCTCACGCCGGGGATGAAGGGGCTGCTGGATTGGACCCTTCGCAGAATGATGAAGCTTGGAACCGGCCGGCGGGAAGCCGACCTTCTCAGCTACCTGCTTTTCGACGGCGACTACGCCCGCGAACTCATGAACCTCGGCATGAAGGACGCAGAGAAGCGGAAGGACGAACTCATCGATTTTTTCATGGCGTAG
- a CDS encoding carbon-nitrogen hydrolase family protein, producing MGKPRESLTVGLVQMDAQDDMVGNVRQCESFILEGRRRGAQIVAFPEHCLYLGKDKSVGLNLQGTELRSLQRAAARARVHVLIGSFREKIRGEKRVYNTSVLINSRGGIAAIYRKIHLFESHFRTGPSVTESDSVKPGKAMVTARIGGVGIGLSICYDLRFPELYRKLTLKGSEILCVPANFNVFTGKDHWFPLLQARAIENQAFVVAPAQIGAKPDGWIAFGHACVIDPWGRVLFDAGKKSGVFPVKLDLAYLATLRRELPALRNIRLI from the coding sequence ATGGGTAAACCCCGAGAATCCTTGACCGTCGGATTGGTCCAGATGGACGCGCAAGACGACATGGTCGGAAATGTGCGCCAATGCGAGAGCTTCATCCTTGAAGGCCGGCGGCGAGGTGCGCAGATCGTCGCCTTCCCCGAGCACTGCCTCTACCTCGGCAAGGACAAGTCGGTCGGTCTGAATCTCCAAGGCACCGAACTTCGGTCGCTGCAACGGGCGGCCGCTCGCGCAAGGGTCCATGTTCTCATCGGCAGTTTTCGAGAGAAAATCCGGGGCGAGAAGCGGGTCTACAACACTTCCGTCCTGATCAACTCAAGGGGCGGCATAGCCGCGATCTACCGAAAGATCCATCTGTTCGAAAGCCATTTCCGGACCGGGCCGAGTGTCACCGAGTCCGACTCGGTAAAACCGGGCAAGGCCATGGTTACCGCCCGGATCGGGGGAGTGGGAATCGGCCTCTCCATTTGCTACGACCTGCGTTTCCCGGAACTCTACCGCAAACTCACTCTGAAAGGCTCCGAAATTCTGTGCGTTCCGGCGAATTTCAACGTCTTCACAGGGAAGGATCATTGGTTTCCACTCCTGCAAGCGCGCGCGATCGAGAATCAGGCTTTCGTGGTCGCCCCGGCGCAGATCGGTGCCAAACCGGATGGCTGGATCGCCTTCGGCCACGCCTGCGTCATCGATCCCTGGGGTCGAGTCCTTTTCGATGCCGGCAAGAAGTCCGGCGTCTTCCCCGTGAAACTCGACCTCGCCTACCTCGCCACCCTCCGCCGCGAGCTCCCCGCCCTCCGCAACATCCGGTTGATTTGA
- a CDS encoding nucleotidyltransferase domain-containing protein: MDLHELLQRNRREILGIAARHGAHNVRVFGSVARGDADEASDFDFLVDLEPGRSLLDLGGLLMDLRELLDHEVDVVTEKGLRERIRTRVLRDARPL, encoded by the coding sequence ATGGATCTTCATGAACTTCTGCAAAGAAATCGCCGGGAAATCCTCGGCATTGCCGCCCGGCACGGCGCGCACAACGTACGGGTCTTCGGCTCCGTTGCGCGGGGGGACGCCGATGAGGCAAGTGACTTCGATTTCCTGGTGGATCTTGAACCGGGCAGGAGTCTCCTCGACCTGGGAGGCCTTCTGATGGACCTGCGGGAGCTGCTGGATCACGAAGTGGATGTCGTCACCGAGAAAGGCCTGCGGGAACGCATACGCACACGCGTGCTTCGCGATGCCAGGCCCCTATGA
- a CDS encoding DUF86 domain-containing protein produces MRDEHERLRDIREAIERIQKYADKGRASFEGDELIQNWVVHHLQIIGEACRAFSPKFRDEHPEIPWSKIIGMRNILVHDYFGVDVDRVWAVVERDLPELMLLLEAILKE; encoded by the coding sequence ATGAGAGATGAGCATGAGCGCCTTCGTGATATTCGAGAGGCCATTGAACGGATACAGAAGTACGCCGACAAAGGTCGGGCATCCTTCGAAGGCGACGAGCTGATTCAGAACTGGGTCGTACACCACCTACAGATCATCGGCGAGGCCTGCCGGGCGTTCTCCCCGAAGTTCAGAGATGAACATCCCGAAATACCCTGGTCGAAAATCATCGGAATGCGGAACATCCTGGTCCATGACTACTTCGGGGTGGACGTGGATCGCGTGTGGGCCGTTGTCGAGCGCGACTTGCCGGAACTCATGCTCTTGCTCGAAGCGATCTTGAAAGAATAG
- a CDS encoding helix-turn-helix transcriptional regulator, with amino-acid sequence MRNRRRALGLSQEAVAERLGISYQQVQKYEKGVSSFSVERLTQLATIMDVGPGYFLGAGVSADLQPAARKVRGRAETLLTEAEWRWIRLFRRVRRPSQRAAFMALLKALARP; translated from the coding sequence ATGCGGAACAGGCGGCGGGCGCTGGGATTGTCACAGGAGGCTGTGGCGGAGAGGCTTGGGATCAGCTATCAGCAGGTGCAGAAGTATGAGAAGGGAGTCAGTAGTTTTTCCGTCGAGCGACTGACTCAATTGGCGACGATCATGGACGTGGGGCCGGGTTACTTTCTGGGGGCAGGTGTTTCAGCGGACTTGCAACCGGCAGCAAGAAAGGTACGCGGGCGGGCTGAAACCTTGCTGACGGAAGCCGAATGGCGGTGGATCAGGCTCTTTCGCCGAGTTCGGCGGCCGTCTCAAAGGGCCGCCTTCATGGCACTTCTGAAGGCGCTTGCCCGGCCTTGA
- a CDS encoding NUDIX hydrolase, with translation MSKRFDDSSRYKFCLMCGSPFERKILKDGDPARLVCTRCDYTYFVDPKIASVAVFQSNGGIVMARRGIEPSLGKWVCPGGFVERGESPAQTCVRETQEEAGVTIEVTDLVNVYSYPESIVIVVVYAAKILKGIPAAGDETLEVGIFSPDKIPWPDLAFPSTRDSLRDYLRHPSRSCFDGAQHEQEKPLTLSLSKGERNMKC, from the coding sequence ATGTCCAAGCGATTCGACGATTCGAGCAGGTACAAATTCTGCCTGATGTGCGGATCTCCCTTCGAGCGAAAGATCCTCAAGGACGGCGACCCGGCCCGTCTCGTTTGCACGCGATGCGACTACACGTATTTCGTCGATCCCAAGATCGCCTCCGTGGCGGTTTTTCAATCGAACGGCGGCATTGTCATGGCGCGACGCGGGATCGAGCCTTCCTTGGGCAAGTGGGTCTGCCCCGGCGGCTTCGTCGAGCGCGGGGAGTCCCCGGCGCAAACCTGCGTTCGGGAGACCCAGGAGGAAGCGGGCGTCACGATCGAGGTCACCGATCTTGTAAACGTGTATTCCTATCCAGAGAGCATCGTGATCGTCGTCGTTTACGCCGCCAAAATCCTGAAGGGAATTCCCGCGGCAGGCGACGAAACATTGGAAGTGGGGATCTTCTCGCCAGACAAGATCCCATGGCCGGACCTCGCCTTCCCGAGCACGCGGGATTCGCTGAGGGATTATCTCCGTCATCCTTCCCGCTCCTGCTTCGACGGCGCTCAGCACGAGCAGGAGAAACCGCTCACCCTGAGCCTGTCGAAGGGTGAGCGCAACATGAAGTGCTAG